Proteins from a genomic interval of Sphingomonas sp. Y38-1Y:
- a CDS encoding SDR family oxidoreductase gives MAKRLFVTGGASGIGRAAAQLFAARGWQVGLADVNEAGLAAVAAELPAGMASTHRLDVRDRADWARALAEFAGEGGIDVLFNNAGIAVGGPFAETDPAEIDRCVAINFMGVVNGAQAGFPYLKRAPGSCLLNTASAAGIYGSAGLAIYSATKFAVRGLTEALDGEWRGEGVKVRALMPSFIDTPLLDAAVAGSNSNARERVRAAGLEFTPVERVAEAAWRAVHGDAVHTVVGKTAERMRFAARWLPGKLRAQMARGGM, from the coding sequence ATGGCGAAGCGGCTGTTCGTGACGGGCGGCGCGTCGGGGATCGGGCGCGCGGCGGCGCAGCTGTTCGCGGCGCGCGGCTGGCAAGTGGGCCTGGCCGACGTCAATGAGGCGGGACTGGCGGCGGTCGCGGCCGAGTTGCCCGCGGGGATGGCGAGCACGCACCGGCTGGACGTGCGCGACCGCGCCGACTGGGCACGCGCGCTGGCCGAGTTCGCGGGCGAGGGCGGGATCGACGTTCTGTTCAACAATGCCGGCATCGCCGTCGGCGGTCCGTTCGCTGAGACCGACCCGGCCGAGATCGACCGCTGCGTCGCGATCAACTTCATGGGCGTGGTCAATGGCGCACAGGCGGGCTTTCCGTACCTCAAGCGCGCGCCCGGATCGTGCCTGCTCAACACCGCGTCGGCGGCGGGCATCTATGGCTCGGCGGGGCTCGCCATCTATTCGGCGACCAAGTTCGCGGTGCGCGGCCTGACCGAGGCGCTGGACGGCGAGTGGCGCGGCGAGGGCGTCAAGGTGCGCGCGCTGATGCCGAGCTTCATCGACACGCCGCTCCTCGACGCCGCGGTCGCGGGATCGAACAGCAACGCGCGCGAGCGGGTGCGTGCCGCCGGCCTCGAGTTTACGCCGGTCGAGCGCGTGGCGGAGGCGGCGTGGCGCGCGGTGCATGGCGACGCGGTCCACACCGTCGTCGGCAAGACCGCCGAGCGGATGCGCTTCGCCGCGCGCTGGCTGCCGGGCAAGCTGCGGGCGCAGATGGCGCGGGGTGGCATGTGA
- a CDS encoding NAD(P)-dependent oxidoreductase, with the protein MSIAPILLLGGTGQIGHFAAAALRKRHPDLPLLIGSRNRQKAEQVARALGDAEAVVIDPDSDDLGIGDRRIGAIVVLYSDQRLASLRYAQARGISHLGISTGMFEVAPEIAVHMQRPDAAAMVLGYEWLVGATTIAALTAAKGYARVDGIRIGALVDDEDWGGPAVQEDFERFASIIASVLARKDGAFVWRKGDAIQGSFHAIDGTEIAATGFSQIDIAGLAAATGARDVEFAIGTGVSSSRRAGGAKSTEIIIELSGIDPAGDPIRSRHAVFHPGGAAPLTALGISMVLERLAGLDGNPPTPAGLFFPYQIIDHGDYLDRLAQEGGQLMTLPLA; encoded by the coding sequence ATGTCCATCGCACCCATCCTCCTCCTGGGCGGTACCGGCCAGATCGGTCATTTCGCCGCCGCCGCGCTGCGCAAGCGCCACCCCGACCTTCCCCTGCTGATCGGCAGCCGCAACCGGCAAAAGGCCGAACAGGTCGCCCGAGCGCTCGGCGATGCCGAGGCGGTGGTGATCGATCCGGATTCGGACGATCTCGGCATCGGCGATCGCCGGATCGGCGCGATCGTCGTGCTTTACTCCGATCAACGGCTAGCCAGCCTCCGCTATGCGCAGGCACGCGGCATCTCGCATCTCGGCATCTCGACCGGCATGTTCGAGGTCGCGCCCGAGATCGCGGTCCACATGCAGCGTCCGGACGCGGCGGCGATGGTGCTCGGCTATGAGTGGCTCGTCGGCGCGACGACCATCGCGGCGCTGACCGCGGCGAAGGGCTATGCGCGGGTCGACGGCATCAGGATCGGCGCGCTGGTCGACGACGAGGATTGGGGCGGCCCGGCCGTCCAGGAGGATTTCGAGCGCTTCGCCTCGATCATCGCCTCCGTGCTCGCGCGAAAGGATGGGGCGTTCGTCTGGCGCAAGGGCGATGCCATCCAGGGATCATTCCACGCGATCGACGGCACCGAGATCGCCGCGACCGGTTTTTCGCAGATCGACATCGCCGGCCTCGCCGCGGCGACGGGCGCGCGTGACGTCGAGTTCGCGATCGGCACCGGCGTCAGCTCCAGCCGGCGCGCAGGCGGCGCCAAGTCGACCGAGATCATCATCGAGCTGTCCGGGATCGATCCCGCCGGCGATCCGATACGAAGCCGGCACGCCGTCTTTCATCCCGGCGGCGCGGCGCCGCTGACCGCGCTCGGCATCAGCATGGTGCTGGAACGTCTGGCCGGGCTGGACGGCAATCCCCCAACGCCGGCTGGGCTGTTCTTCCCCTATCAGATCATCGACCATGGCGATTATCTGGACCGTTTGGCGCAGGAGGGCGGGCAACTGATGACGCTGCCGCTCGCATGA
- a CDS encoding TetR/AcrR family transcriptional regulator: MTAESSAPLPDRGRRLPKADRRRQLLATALEVIREEGADSLTLGHLAVRASVSKPVVYDHFGTRSGLLIELYRWIDTERIEAFSRAMAAANHGREQTIATLADAYIRCASDLTGEFHIVGAALTGSAEMAKVYAELLDQSVGMFVAVLRPVSPMTDPAATRLCIALVGAGEALSAAIVRGTIGEADAIAAFADIIEKCVP; the protein is encoded by the coding sequence ATGACAGCAGAATCGAGCGCGCCACTTCCCGACCGGGGCCGCCGACTTCCAAAGGCCGACCGGCGCCGCCAATTGCTCGCGACCGCGCTGGAGGTGATCCGAGAGGAAGGAGCCGACAGCCTGACGCTCGGCCATCTGGCGGTGCGCGCGAGCGTGTCGAAGCCGGTCGTGTACGACCATTTCGGCACGCGGTCGGGCCTGCTTATCGAGCTGTATCGCTGGATCGACACGGAGCGGATCGAGGCGTTCAGCCGCGCGATGGCCGCTGCCAATCACGGCCGCGAGCAGACGATCGCGACGCTCGCCGACGCCTATATCCGCTGCGCGTCCGACCTGACGGGCGAGTTCCACATCGTCGGCGCGGCGCTGACCGGCAGTGCAGAGATGGCGAAGGTCTATGCCGAGCTTCTGGACCAGTCGGTCGGGATGTTCGTCGCCGTGCTGCGCCCGGTCAGCCCGATGACGGACCCGGCCGCCACCCGGCTGTGCATCGCGCTCGTCGGCGCGGGCGAAGCGCTGTCGGCGGCGATCGTCCGCGGGACGATCGGCGAGGCCGACGCGATCGCGGCCTTTGCGGACATCATCGAGAAGTGCGTGCCATAA
- a CDS encoding aldo/keto reductase, with translation MDLTHYRTLGRSGLAVSPFALGTMTFAAGRWGADEATSRAIFDAYVEAGGNFIDTADVYSAGESEAMLGRFVADSGTRDRLVIATKSGFGRTPGNPLAAGNSARNIRDGLEGSLRRLGTDRIDLYWTHVWDRTTPVEEVLRALTDAVARGDILYYGLSNAPAWYVAQLATLAHAHGLPAPVGLQYAYSLIDRGIELEVLPAGAALGLGLVGWSPLAFGMLTGKYGREKLEAFGPAGAVPDRADTSAGEGGRLNGDNPYGGMLFTEANFAIVDAVRAVAEEVGRPMPQVALAWAAGRPGVSSVLLGASQPEQLRDNLSALDLKLSAEQRARLDAAGEPPRPNPYFIFQMPREQLFGGHAVEPWGGR, from the coding sequence ATGGACCTCACCCACTACCGCACGCTCGGCCGATCGGGCCTTGCCGTCAGCCCGTTCGCGCTGGGCACTATGACCTTTGCCGCGGGCCGTTGGGGCGCCGACGAGGCGACGTCGCGCGCGATCTTCGACGCCTATGTGGAGGCGGGTGGCAATTTCATCGACACCGCCGACGTCTATTCGGCCGGTGAGAGCGAAGCGATGCTCGGCCGCTTCGTCGCCGACAGCGGAACGCGCGACCGGCTGGTGATCGCGACCAAGTCGGGTTTTGGGCGGACGCCGGGCAATCCGCTCGCCGCGGGCAACTCCGCGCGCAACATCCGCGACGGCCTGGAAGGATCGCTGCGCCGGCTGGGCACCGATCGGATCGACCTTTACTGGACGCATGTCTGGGACCGAACGACGCCGGTCGAGGAAGTGCTTCGCGCGCTGACCGACGCGGTCGCGCGCGGGGACATCCTCTACTACGGCCTCTCCAACGCGCCCGCCTGGTACGTCGCGCAGCTTGCGACGCTGGCGCACGCGCATGGCCTGCCCGCGCCGGTCGGGCTGCAATATGCCTATTCGCTGATCGACCGCGGAATCGAACTCGAGGTGCTGCCCGCCGGTGCCGCGCTGGGGCTCGGCCTCGTCGGCTGGAGCCCGCTCGCGTTCGGGATGCTGACCGGCAAATACGGGCGCGAGAAGCTGGAGGCGTTCGGCCCCGCGGGCGCGGTACCCGACCGTGCCGACACCTCGGCGGGCGAGGGTGGACGGCTGAACGGCGACAATCCCTATGGCGGAATGCTGTTCACCGAGGCCAATTTCGCGATCGTCGATGCGGTCCGCGCGGTGGCCGAGGAAGTCGGCCGGCCGATGCCGCAGGTGGCGCTCGCCTGGGCCGCGGGGCGGCCGGGTGTGTCCTCGGTCCTGCTCGGCGCCAGCCAGCCGGAGCAGCTTCGCGACAATCTGTCCGCCCTCGACCTGAAGCTGAGCGCCGAGCAGCGGGCCCGCCTGGACGCCGCGGGCGAGCCGCCGCGGCCCAACCCCTATTTCATCTTTCAGATGCCGCGCGAGCAGCTCTTCGGCGGCCACGCCGTCGAACCATGGGGCGGGCGGTAA
- a CDS encoding bleomycin resistance protein, whose translation MTDRAVPNLPARDFGATEAFYADLGFVQVYRDAGWMILGAGSVTLEFFPFPELDPAASSFSACLRLDHLDALVARVEAAGVPLAAKGFPRFHPPQVEPWGGRIAYLVDPDGTLLRLIDNRSLGEA comes from the coding sequence GTGACCGACCGCGCAGTCCCCAACCTGCCCGCGCGCGATTTCGGCGCGACCGAGGCGTTCTATGCGGATCTTGGGTTCGTGCAGGTGTATCGCGACGCGGGGTGGATGATCCTGGGGGCAGGATCGGTGACGCTGGAGTTCTTTCCGTTCCCCGAGCTCGATCCGGCGGCGAGTTCGTTCAGCGCGTGCCTGCGGCTCGACCATCTGGATGCGTTGGTGGCGCGGGTCGAGGCGGCGGGGGTGCCGCTCGCGGCCAAGGGGTTTCCGCGCTTCCATCCGCCGCAGGTCGAGCCGTGGGGCGGGCGGATCGCGTATCTGGTCGATCCCGACGGGACGCTGCTGCGGCTGATCGACAATCGGAGTTTGGGGGAGGCGTAG
- a CDS encoding NnrU family protein — MPQLVFAVAAFVGTHFLLSHPLRAPVVGRIGERGFMGVYSLVAFAALGWVYLAWKGVPEQPPLWPVGDGLWALATAIMLVASVLLVGSLIGNPALPDPDAGSKPVPIARGVYAVTRHPMLWAFALWAGVHILVYPVLAQIVLAVGIAILSLVGAALQDRKKEALQPDRWREWEARTSYWPFAAIAAGRARFGGFRPHDWAGGAVVWLAATWAHMPLAGWPAGIWRWVS; from the coding sequence ATGCCGCAACTCGTCTTCGCCGTCGCAGCGTTCGTCGGCACGCACTTCCTGCTGTCGCATCCGCTGCGCGCGCCGGTGGTCGGCCGGATCGGCGAGCGCGGGTTCATGGGCGTCTATTCGCTCGTCGCGTTCGCGGCGCTCGGCTGGGTGTATCTGGCATGGAAGGGCGTGCCGGAGCAGCCGCCGCTCTGGCCGGTCGGCGACGGATTGTGGGCGCTTGCCACCGCGATCATGCTGGTGGCGAGCGTGCTGCTGGTGGGCTCGCTGATCGGCAATCCCGCGCTGCCCGATCCCGATGCGGGGTCGAAGCCGGTGCCCATCGCCCGCGGCGTCTATGCCGTCACGCGCCACCCGATGCTGTGGGCGTTCGCGCTGTGGGCGGGGGTCCATATCCTCGTCTATCCCGTGCTCGCGCAGATCGTGCTGGCGGTCGGCATCGCCATTCTATCGCTGGTCGGCGCGGCGCTTCAGGACCGCAAGAAGGAGGCGCTCCAGCCGGATCGCTGGCGCGAATGGGAAGCGCGGACGAGCTATTGGCCCTTCGCCGCGATCGCCGCGGGGCGTGCGCGGTTCGGCGGGTTTCGCCCGCACGACTGGGCCGGCGGCGCGGTCGTCTGGCTCGCCGCGACCTGGGCGCACATGCCGCTGGCGGGGTGGCCGGCGGGTATCTGGCGCTGGGTGAGCTGA
- a CDS encoding LysR family transcriptional regulator produces MRQGELDRLAAFAVVARTRSFTRAAAELNLSPSALSHAMRALEERLGVRLLARTTRSVAPTAAGEQLLRSLDPALTAVDRALTALADWRDAPSGTVRLSTFGHAARTILAPRLPSFLKAHPDISVEVVADDRPVDLVAGGFDAGIRLEESVERDMIAVPVGPPLLTAVVGTPDYLERHPPPATPADLDRHVCINYRLLGGGGLLPWWFQRDGRELNVRVSGQMIANDEALVAAAVRAGAGLGYMMAVDVAEDLAAGRLVQVLADWMAPFGGFRLYYPARQVSPALRALIDHLRWRE; encoded by the coding sequence ATGCGGCAGGGTGAACTCGATCGGCTGGCGGCATTTGCCGTCGTGGCACGTACGCGCAGCTTCACGCGCGCGGCGGCCGAGCTCAACCTGTCGCCATCGGCGCTCAGCCACGCAATGCGGGCGCTGGAAGAGCGGCTGGGCGTGCGGCTGCTCGCGCGGACAACGCGGTCGGTGGCGCCGACCGCGGCGGGCGAGCAGCTGCTGCGCTCGCTCGATCCCGCGCTGACGGCGGTCGATCGCGCGCTGACCGCACTCGCCGACTGGCGCGACGCACCGTCGGGCACGGTGCGGCTGTCAACGTTCGGTCATGCGGCGCGAACGATCCTGGCGCCGCGACTGCCCAGCTTTCTGAAGGCGCATCCGGACATCTCGGTCGAGGTAGTGGCGGACGACCGGCCGGTCGACCTGGTCGCCGGTGGCTTCGATGCCGGGATCCGGCTGGAGGAGTCGGTCGAGCGCGACATGATCGCGGTTCCGGTGGGGCCGCCGCTGCTCACCGCGGTGGTCGGCACGCCCGACTATCTGGAGCGCCACCCACCGCCGGCGACGCCCGCCGACCTCGATCGCCACGTCTGCATCAACTATCGGCTGTTGGGCGGCGGCGGCTTGCTCCCCTGGTGGTTCCAGCGCGACGGGCGGGAGCTCAACGTGCGGGTCAGCGGTCAGATGATCGCCAATGACGAGGCGCTCGTCGCCGCCGCGGTGCGTGCGGGCGCGGGGCTCGGCTATATGATGGCGGTTGACGTGGCCGAGGATCTAGCGGCTGGCCGGCTGGTGCAGGTGCTCGCCGACTGGATGGCGCCCTTTGGCGGCTTCCGCCTCTATTACCCTGCGCGTCAGGTCTCGCCGGCGCTCCGCGCGCTGATCGATCACCTGCGCTGGCGGGAGTAG
- a CDS encoding NAD(P)H-dependent oxidoreductase encodes MTQLVQERARQKALVVMAHPAKSSLTREVTTAIVAAWQAAGHDAELADLAAEGFDPVFGPADHAAFNQAGDLPDDVRAEQRRIDCADHLILVHPVYWWSMPALLKGWIDRVFVAGWAFDEDADGHIDKRLGRLKVTLVAIAGANERTYAKRGYRDAMRVQIEDGIFDFCGASVIASRLLTPDRLAQPSAPQVIANEVVALTAGI; translated from the coding sequence ATGACGCAGCTGGTGCAGGAGCGTGCGCGCCAGAAGGCGCTCGTGGTCATGGCCCACCCCGCCAAATCGTCGCTGACGCGCGAGGTGACGACGGCGATCGTCGCGGCGTGGCAAGCCGCTGGACACGATGCCGAGCTGGCGGACCTGGCGGCGGAAGGGTTCGATCCGGTGTTCGGGCCGGCGGACCATGCCGCCTTCAACCAGGCCGGCGACCTGCCCGACGACGTGCGCGCGGAGCAGCGTCGCATCGACTGCGCGGACCATCTGATCCTCGTCCATCCGGTCTATTGGTGGTCGATGCCCGCGCTCCTGAAAGGATGGATCGACCGCGTGTTCGTCGCCGGCTGGGCGTTCGACGAGGATGCCGACGGGCACATCGACAAGCGTCTGGGAAGGCTGAAGGTCACCCTCGTCGCGATCGCCGGTGCCAACGAGCGGACCTACGCCAAGCGCGGCTATCGCGACGCGATGCGGGTGCAGATCGAAGACGGCATCTTCGACTTCTGCGGCGCGTCGGTGATCGCATCCCGCCTGTTGACGCCGGACCGGTTGGCGCAGCCGTCCGCCCCGCAGGTGATCGCGAACGAGGTCGTCGCGCTGACAGCCGGAATCTGA
- a CDS encoding LLM class flavin-dependent oxidoreductase gives MTRYSLLDLVPVREGSSVGHALAEAADLAAHVEAHGFTRYWVAEHHGMPGIAGGATAVVLAHVGAATSSIRIGAGGIMLPNHAPLAVAEQFGTLDALYPGRIDLGLGRAPGSDQRVMRAMRRTLDTNGPDAFPQDILELQSYFANDGQTGIEATPGAGAKIEMWVLGSSLYGAQLAAALGLPYAFASHFAPDALDQAVETYRRLFRPSARLDKPYMAAGFNVFAADTDEEARFIASSMEQSFVALRTGNPGRLPPPVRDYRASLGAQGNAILNHVLACSGIGAPATVRASLEAFVERTGVDEVILTGATFDPEARKKSMSLAAELMDARVPA, from the coding sequence ATGACCCGCTATTCCCTTCTCGACCTCGTGCCGGTGCGCGAGGGTTCGTCCGTCGGCCATGCGCTCGCAGAGGCTGCCGACCTTGCCGCTCATGTCGAGGCGCATGGCTTCACCCGCTATTGGGTGGCCGAGCATCATGGCATGCCGGGCATCGCTGGCGGCGCGACCGCGGTCGTGCTCGCGCACGTTGGGGCCGCGACCTCTTCCATCCGGATCGGCGCGGGGGGGATCATGCTCCCCAACCATGCACCGCTTGCCGTCGCGGAGCAGTTCGGGACGCTCGACGCGCTCTATCCGGGGCGGATCGACCTGGGGCTGGGGCGCGCGCCGGGATCGGACCAGCGGGTGATGCGCGCGATGCGGCGCACGCTGGATACCAACGGCCCCGATGCCTTCCCGCAGGACATCCTCGAGCTGCAAAGCTATTTCGCCAATGACGGGCAGACGGGGATCGAGGCGACGCCGGGCGCCGGCGCCAAGATCGAGATGTGGGTGCTGGGCTCCAGCCTCTACGGCGCGCAGCTCGCCGCGGCGCTCGGCCTCCCCTATGCCTTCGCCTCGCACTTCGCGCCCGATGCGCTCGACCAGGCGGTTGAGACCTATCGCCGGCTATTCCGCCCCTCCGCACGCCTCGACAAGCCGTACATGGCCGCGGGCTTCAACGTCTTCGCCGCCGATACCGACGAGGAGGCGCGCTTTATCGCGAGTTCGATGGAGCAGAGCTTCGTCGCGCTGCGCACTGGCAATCCCGGGCGCCTGCCCCCGCCGGTGCGCGACTATCGCGCGAGCCTGGGCGCACAGGGCAACGCGATCCTGAACCATGTCCTCGCCTGTTCGGGGATCGGTGCGCCGGCGACGGTCCGCGCCTCGCTGGAGGCATTCGTCGAGCGGACCGGGGTGGACGAGGTGATCCTGACCGGCGCGACCTTCGATCCCGAGGCGCGCAAGAAGAGCATGAGCCTCGCCGCCGAGCTGATGGACGCGCGCGTGCCTGCCTGA
- a CDS encoding serine hydrolase domain-containing protein, translating into MSRLSAVADAAFAPAARAVAARRIPGATLGLVTADGERALVSTGHAQIEPLREPLTLGHWFDLASLTKVIATTPAILRLADQGRLDLDRPIADAIPDLRQYDVAHARERRITFREALSHQTHLPAVEPIYTYGDDPRRLRAFVLQREWRAGPPVYSDINFILLGIAIERLTGRPLDHLPMAEGLAWRPDPAMSVATERCMWRERVLKGEVHDENAAALGGAAGHAGLFGTVDGVLDFALGLLGGSGASAAALTAMRERASPTRTCGWERRVPGWPGGDACDDTTIGHTGFTGTGLWLDFERGFAWTLLTNRVHPSRHSDSGIAALRRATGDAAIGAFDAR; encoded by the coding sequence ATGAGCCGGCTGTCCGCCGTCGCCGACGCCGCCTTTGCGCCCGCCGCGCGCGCCGTCGCCGCGCGGCGCATCCCCGGCGCAACGCTCGGCCTCGTCACCGCCGATGGCGAGCGCGCGCTCGTCTCGACCGGGCATGCCCAGATCGAGCCGCTGCGTGAGCCGCTGACGCTCGGCCACTGGTTCGACCTCGCCTCGCTGACCAAGGTCATTGCCACGACCCCCGCGATCCTGCGCCTCGCCGATCAGGGCAGGCTCGACCTCGACCGGCCGATCGCCGACGCGATCCCGGACCTGCGCCAGTACGACGTCGCGCACGCGCGCGAGCGGCGCATCACCTTTCGAGAGGCGCTGTCGCATCAGACCCATCTGCCCGCGGTCGAGCCCATCTATACCTATGGCGACGATCCGCGCCGCCTCCGCGCCTTCGTGCTCCAGCGCGAGTGGCGCGCGGGGCCGCCGGTTTATTCGGACATCAACTTCATCCTGCTCGGCATCGCGATCGAGCGGCTGACCGGCCGCCCGCTCGATCACCTGCCGATGGCCGAGGGGCTCGCCTGGCGCCCCGATCCCGCGATGAGCGTCGCGACCGAGCGGTGCATGTGGCGCGAGCGCGTGCTGAAGGGCGAGGTGCATGACGAGAATGCCGCCGCGCTCGGCGGCGCGGCCGGCCATGCCGGGCTGTTCGGGACCGTCGACGGCGTGCTCGACTTCGCGCTGGGGTTGCTGGGCGGCAGCGGCGCGTCGGCGGCGGCGTTGACCGCGATGCGCGAGCGTGCCTCGCCCACGCGTACCTGCGGGTGGGAGCGCCGCGTGCCCGGTTGGCCCGGCGGCGACGCATGCGACGACACGACGATCGGGCATACCGGCTTCACCGGCACCGGCCTGTGGCTCGACTTCGAGCGCGGGTTTGCCTGGACGCTCCTCACCAACCGTGTCCACCCGAGCCGCCACTCAGACAGCGGCATCGCCGCGCTTCGCCGCGCCACCGGCGATGCCGCCATCGGCGCCTTCGACGCGCGCTGA